From a single Fulvivirga ulvae genomic region:
- a CDS encoding DUF2911 domain-containing protein, translating into MKKYNLTFLLAVIALIASPQLFAQKKMKSPPAQAKGQISGANVVIDYHQPSANGRTILGDLVPYDEVWRTGANNATTFEVDKDVKIEGQTLPKGKYALFTIPGKDEWTIIFNKNHNQWGSSNYDEAEDALRVNVKPTKTSKFVETFTINPEQDGVVLSWENTKVKFKVAD; encoded by the coding sequence ATGAAAAAATACAACCTAACTTTCTTATTGGCTGTTATAGCCTTAATAGCTTCACCGCAGCTATTTGCACAAAAAAAGATGAAAAGTCCTCCGGCCCAGGCAAAAGGCCAGATCAGTGGGGCTAATGTAGTTATTGATTACCATCAGCCATCAGCCAATGGCAGGACAATATTGGGGGATTTGGTGCCATATGATGAGGTATGGAGAACGGGAGCCAACAATGCCACTACATTCGAAGTAGACAAAGATGTGAAAATAGAAGGGCAGACATTGCCAAAAGGTAAATATGCATTGTTTACTATACCGGGAAAGGATGAGTGGACGATCATCTTCAATAAAAACCATAACCAGTGGGGTTCTTCCAACTATGACGAAGCAGAAGATGCACTGAGAGTTAACGTGAAACCAACAAAAACCAGCAAGTTTGTAGAAACATTCACGATCAATCCCGAACAGGATGGAGTAGTCTTGTCATGGGAAAACACCAAAGTGAAGTTTAAAGTAGCAGATTAA
- a CDS encoding BamA/TamA family outer membrane protein: MKLHNPYLVSVLFVIVVLTTSLPSMGQQSDTVRRQKKLKITPLPALFYTPETRLGFGGLVSGVFNLGDRKTTRNSNAEVLAAYTLNNQIILRTRNNLFTKDEKYALSGELSFYDFPILYYGVGNDTDKDLEEELGYKVFIFQERVLRQVRKSLFIGPQYRYNYLYDIEYEPENLVDDSPFIYSGAGTNSGLGFSTIYDTRNNVLNASKGVFLQFSTFFHGEALGGDFNFNRYTVDLRRYWMLKNGDVIAAQYFGEFNTGKIPFREMAQLGGENIMRGYYNGRFRDDEQMAVQVEYRKQVIPWLGFTAFGAYGDVSDDIGNFEIGDFKYAVGAGLRIMVNKADRLNIRIDYGLGDDTSGFYFAIAEAF, translated from the coding sequence TTGAAACTACACAACCCATATCTTGTCTCAGTTCTTTTTGTTATTGTGGTGTTAACCACTTCACTGCCCTCAATGGGGCAGCAGTCCGATACTGTGCGGCGCCAGAAAAAACTGAAGATAACACCTCTTCCGGCCTTATTTTATACTCCAGAAACCCGGTTAGGTTTTGGAGGACTGGTGTCGGGTGTGTTTAACCTGGGAGACCGTAAGACAACCCGCAACTCCAATGCGGAAGTACTGGCGGCTTATACATTGAATAATCAGATTATTCTGCGTACCAGAAACAATCTCTTTACGAAAGATGAAAAGTATGCCCTTTCCGGAGAGCTGAGCTTTTACGACTTCCCGATACTTTACTACGGCGTGGGTAACGATACTGACAAAGACCTTGAAGAAGAGTTGGGCTATAAAGTCTTCATATTTCAGGAGCGTGTACTTCGGCAAGTCAGGAAATCTTTATTTATCGGTCCCCAGTACCGTTACAATTATCTGTATGACATCGAGTATGAGCCAGAAAACCTTGTTGATGATTCACCTTTCATCTACAGCGGAGCCGGCACCAATTCAGGTTTAGGGTTTTCCACAATATATGATACTCGTAATAATGTACTTAATGCTTCCAAAGGAGTTTTCCTCCAGTTTTCAACCTTCTTTCATGGAGAAGCTTTAGGAGGTGATTTTAATTTCAACAGATATACGGTAGACCTGCGAAGATACTGGATGCTTAAAAACGGAGATGTCATTGCGGCCCAGTACTTTGGTGAATTTAATACCGGGAAAATTCCTTTCCGTGAAATGGCGCAATTGGGCGGAGAGAATATTATGAGGGGTTACTATAATGGTCGTTTTCGCGATGACGAGCAAATGGCCGTGCAGGTTGAATATAGAAAACAGGTCATCCCCTGGCTTGGTTTTACGGCTTTTGGTGCTTATGGAGACGTATCAGACGATATAGGAAATTTCGAAATTGGCGACTTTAAGTATGCTGTTGGAGCCGGACTGCGCATTATGGTCAATAAAGCCGACAGACTCAATATCAGGATAGATTATGGTCTTGGGGATGACACCAGTGGGTTTTATTTTGCTATAGCCGAGGCTTTTTAA